CTTGACCCCGCCGGCATCGCCGGAACGTGGTGGCCGTTCCTCGTCGCCCTCGTCGTCGGCTGGATCGTCACGCTCGCGTGGCGCCGCCCGACGAGCGTCGTACGCACCGGCATCCCGCTCTGGATCATCACTGTTGCCGGCGGAATGCTGCTGCGTGCAGCATCCGGTCAAGGCACAGCACTGCCGTTCATCATCGTCGCCACCATCGTGCTCGGCCTCGCACTGGTCGGGTGGCGTCTCATCGCCCTGCTTGTGCGCACCGTTCGCGCCCGGAACGCGCGAGAATCGAAGGAGTAGCCTTACACCGTGGATCTCAACTCGTTCTCCCTGCTGGCCCTGTGGTCGGCCACAGCACTGTATGCGCTCGCGCTCATCGCGTTTG
The Paramicrobacterium chengjingii DNA segment above includes these coding regions:
- a CDS encoding DUF3054 domain-containing protein produces the protein MIIAALALDVVLTLIFALSGRSSHAEALDPAGIAGTWWPFLVALVVGWIVTLAWRRPTSVVRTGIPLWIITVAGGMLLRAASGQGTALPFIIVATIVLGLALVGWRLIALLVRTVRARNARESKE